In Bacteroidales bacterium, one DNA window encodes the following:
- the sfsA gene encoding DNA/RNA nuclease SfsA produces the protein MKFQKRLVHGRLIRRYKRFLADVELDNGQKVIAHCTNSGSMKTCLQEGAEVYMTPVKDPNRKTRFTWEMIKIRGSWVGINTNVPNKLAYEAVQNGAINRLKGYDQVQSEVTYGDSRLDLYLENDDEKCFVEVKNVTMKSGKYGLFPDAVTKRGKKHLQSLMRVKNEGMRAVMLYVVQRTDVEIFGPAWEIDPEYSETLKEAYEQGVEIIPMQTKVTPTRIELLREMPFELE, from the coding sequence ATGAAGTTTCAGAAAAGACTGGTACATGGCAGGCTCATAAGGAGGTATAAGCGTTTTCTTGCGGATGTGGAGCTGGACAACGGACAAAAGGTCATTGCCCATTGCACCAATTCGGGATCAATGAAAACCTGCCTTCAGGAAGGTGCCGAAGTATATATGACACCGGTGAAGGACCCGAACCGAAAAACCCGTTTCACATGGGAGATGATCAAGATACGGGGCAGTTGGGTAGGCATCAACACCAATGTACCCAACAAGCTGGCTTACGAGGCGGTACAAAATGGCGCGATTAACCGGCTGAAGGGGTATGACCAGGTCCAAAGCGAGGTGACTTATGGAGACAGCCGTTTGGATCTGTACCTGGAAAACGATGATGAAAAGTGCTTTGTAGAAGTAAAGAATGTAACCATGAAATCCGGGAAATACGGTTTGTTTCCCGATGCTGTTACCAAGAGGGGAAAAAAGCATCTGCAATCATTGATGCGCGTCAAAAATGAAGGCATGCGGGCAGTGATGCTGTATGTGGTTCAGCGTACCGATGTGGAGATATTCGGACCGGCCTGGGAAATTGATCCGGAATATTCAGAAACCCTAAAGGAAGCTTATGAACAGGGGGTAGAGATCATACCGATGCAGACCAAGGTGACGCCGACAAGGATTGAACTGCTAAGAGAGATGCCGTTTGAGCTGGAATGA
- a CDS encoding YccF domain-containing protein, with the protein MKNILGNIIWLIFGGLETAIEYFIGSVVLMITIIGIPFGLQTLKLGVLTLWPFGQQVYHRETSWGCLNLFMNVLWFIIAGIWIGLTHILFGALLAITIIGLPFARQHFKLARLSIRPFGYEVY; encoded by the coding sequence ATGAAGAACATACTTGGTAACATCATCTGGTTAATATTTGGTGGTTTGGAGACAGCCATCGAGTATTTTATCGGCAGTGTGGTGCTGATGATAACCATCATTGGTATTCCTTTCGGCCTGCAGACCTTGAAGCTCGGGGTGCTGACATTATGGCCTTTCGGACAGCAGGTTTATCACCGGGAGACTTCCTGGGGCTGTTTGAACCTTTTTATGAATGTGCTTTGGTTCATTATAGCAGGAATCTGGATTGGCCTTACCCATATTTTGTTCGGTGCCCTGCTGGCCATAACCATCATAGGCCTGCCTTTTGCACGCCAGCACTTTAAACTGGCCCGTCTTTCAATCCGGCCATTTGGATATGAAGTATATTAA